One window of uncultured Methanoregula sp. genomic DNA carries:
- the recQ gene encoding DNA helicase RecQ — MDTATHFLKKYWGYTSFLPHQEAIIQSVLDGNDTLAIMATGGGKSLCYQLPALCRTGLTLVISPLISLMKDQVDDLNARGIPAAAYTSALDSRGRTGLDMAIKEGSLRLLFISPEKCMQSRFLESLRDARITLIAIDEAHCISEWGHNFRPEYRELSQIKKIFPDVPVIALTASAIPEVRCDICQQLGLSGVKEFVGSFNRPNLQYRVIQKKNPLVFLAHYLGQHRNDPGIIYCLSKKETEEVASELNKRGFSALAYHAGFSPQVRAKVQDAFISGRANVICATVAFGMGIDKPDVRFVIHYVLPKTVESYYQETGRAGRDGKYSECILLYSHSDTARVRSMLEHDDVSDRSLRLSLKKLQDMIAYCESTSCRRRFLLEYFGETVVPENCGTCDNCDHPADMTDGTDAARQIVSAVHQIPGSFGTELIITVLRGSKSTKIQEYGFATLPAYGSGKKYSRDQYRIWINELIRQGFLLRQGEKYPVLSLTGKGTELMKGRVRVMLPAPERAVSIQSSAPGNNILDNDDEELFVRLRLLRKSIADKNRVPPYIIFADKSLREMARLRPVDRDSFSAVPGIGPFKLTRYGDIFLEEINREPVLGK, encoded by the coding sequence ATGGATACCGCCACACATTTCCTGAAAAAATACTGGGGCTATACCTCGTTCCTGCCACACCAGGAAGCGATCATACAATCGGTACTTGATGGCAATGATACGCTTGCCATTATGGCGACCGGCGGGGGAAAATCCCTCTGTTACCAGCTCCCGGCTCTCTGCCGGACCGGCCTTACGCTTGTTATCTCCCCCCTCATATCGCTCATGAAAGACCAGGTCGACGACCTGAATGCCCGGGGTATTCCGGCGGCTGCATACACAAGTGCCCTTGACTCCCGGGGAAGAACCGGGCTTGACATGGCAATCAAGGAGGGAAGTCTCCGGCTGCTGTTCATCTCCCCGGAAAAATGCATGCAGTCCCGGTTCCTTGAATCACTCAGGGATGCCCGCATCACGCTGATTGCTATCGATGAAGCGCACTGTATCTCGGAATGGGGCCACAATTTCCGGCCGGAATACCGAGAACTCTCCCAGATAAAAAAAATATTTCCGGATGTGCCGGTAATTGCCCTTACCGCTTCTGCAATTCCTGAAGTCAGGTGTGACATCTGCCAGCAACTGGGCCTTTCCGGCGTGAAGGAATTTGTGGGCAGTTTCAACCGCCCGAATCTCCAGTACCGTGTTATCCAGAAGAAAAATCCGCTCGTGTTCCTTGCACATTACCTTGGCCAGCACCGTAATGATCCCGGAATTATTTACTGCCTGAGCAAAAAAGAGACTGAAGAAGTTGCAAGCGAACTCAATAAACGCGGTTTTTCTGCACTCGCCTACCATGCCGGGTTCTCGCCGCAGGTCCGCGCGAAGGTCCAGGATGCGTTCATATCCGGCCGGGCAAATGTCATCTGTGCAACAGTTGCTTTTGGCATGGGCATTGACAAGCCGGATGTCCGTTTCGTTATTCACTATGTTCTGCCCAAAACCGTTGAATCCTATTACCAGGAAACCGGCCGGGCAGGCCGTGACGGGAAATACAGTGAATGCATCCTGCTATACAGTCATAGCGATACCGCCCGGGTCCGTTCGATGCTTGAACACGATGATGTTTCTGACCGGTCCCTGCGATTATCGTTAAAGAAACTCCAGGACATGATCGCGTACTGCGAAAGTACCAGCTGCCGGCGCAGGTTTCTGCTCGAATATTTTGGCGAGACAGTTGTTCCGGAAAATTGCGGGACCTGCGATAACTGCGACCATCCCGCGGATATGACCGATGGAACAGATGCAGCCCGGCAGATCGTATCGGCAGTACACCAGATCCCGGGGTCCTTCGGCACCGAGCTTATCATCACAGTCTTACGGGGATCGAAAAGCACAAAGATCCAGGAATATGGTTTTGCCACCCTTCCCGCGTATGGATCCGGAAAGAAGTATAGCCGGGATCAATACCGGATCTGGATCAATGAACTGATCCGGCAGGGTTTCCTGCTCAGGCAAGGGGAGAAATACCCGGTCCTTTCTCTGACCGGGAAGGGCACCGAGCTTATGAAGGGAAGAGTCCGGGTGATGCTCCCGGCTCCTGAACGGGCAGTCTCAATACAGTCTTCAGCTCCCGGAAACAATATCCTGGATAACGACGATGAGGAATTATTTGTTCGTCTCAGGTTGCTCCGGAAATCCATTGCAGATAAGAACAGGGTACCTCCCTACATAATCTTTGCCGATAAGAGTCTTCGTGAAATGGCCCGGCTCCGTCCTGTTGACAGGGATAGTTTTTCAGCAGTTCCCGGCATTGGACCCTTCAAGCTTACCCGCTATGGCGACATTTTTCTTGAAGAAATTAACCGGGAACCAGTTTTGGGGAAATGA
- a CDS encoding aldehyde dehydrogenase family protein gives MLMRIGGTETASLEETWIEVKNPATGELVDRVPAGMADDVARAVEAADAASDSWKKKTMRERGMILFRAAEKVREQHKDLARLLTMEQGKPLRESIDEVRGYANILEFYAGISAHQSGETIRLGTAGDCLVVREPLGICGAIIPWNMPVIIMGWKVGPALLAGNTLILKPASATPLANLQLAKILDEAGLPPGVLNIVTGTGAQAGEALVRHPAIKKISFTGSCATGMKVKELSSHHLREITLELGGSDPMIVLNDADIDRAVDGALRGRFYNAGQTCTAVKRLYVQDAVAEVFVRKLKERVATMNVGNGLGPKIDMGPLNSNIQRETIHQAIESTRENKEGIIITGGCPLKGKAYEQGFFYRPTLVTGVSPDSPLVTEEIFGPVLPVMTVPNLETAIREANNSRFGLGASVWTSNLHSAKKVFDEVHAGIIWVNRHLTLPPEVPFGGMEGSGIGRENGQDALDSYSRSKSLFLTW, from the coding sequence ATGCTGATGAGGATCGGGGGAACGGAAACTGCATCATTGGAAGAAACATGGATCGAAGTAAAAAACCCGGCAACCGGTGAGCTTGTCGATCGCGTGCCTGCCGGTATGGCGGACGATGTAGCGCGGGCGGTCGAAGCCGCTGATGCAGCATCCGACAGCTGGAAGAAAAAGACCATGAGGGAGCGCGGCATGATCCTGTTCCGGGCCGCAGAAAAAGTCCGGGAACAGCACAAGGATCTCGCCCGGCTCCTGACCATGGAACAGGGCAAACCCCTCCGGGAATCCATTGATGAAGTCAGGGGATATGCCAATATCCTTGAGTTCTATGCCGGCATATCCGCGCACCAGTCCGGTGAAACCATCCGCCTTGGAACTGCGGGGGACTGCCTTGTTGTCCGCGAGCCCCTCGGGATATGCGGAGCAATTATTCCCTGGAATATGCCGGTTATCATCATGGGCTGGAAAGTAGGCCCGGCCCTCCTCGCCGGAAATACCCTTATCCTGAAACCAGCATCTGCTACGCCCCTCGCAAATCTCCAGCTCGCAAAGATCCTCGATGAAGCGGGCCTTCCCCCGGGAGTTCTCAACATTGTCACGGGAACCGGAGCCCAAGCCGGCGAAGCGCTCGTGCGGCATCCTGCCATCAAGAAGATCTCGTTTACCGGGAGCTGTGCTACGGGGATGAAAGTAAAGGAACTTTCATCCCATCATCTCCGGGAAATAACCCTTGAACTGGGTGGTTCCGATCCGATGATTGTCCTGAACGACGCAGACATCGACCGCGCTGTGGACGGTGCTCTCCGGGGAAGATTTTACAATGCCGGCCAGACCTGCACCGCAGTCAAGCGGTTGTATGTCCAGGATGCAGTTGCCGAAGTATTTGTCCGGAAATTAAAAGAGCGGGTAGCTACGATGAATGTCGGTAACGGCCTGGGGCCCAAGATCGATATGGGTCCCCTCAACAGCAACATCCAGCGGGAGACAATCCACCAGGCCATTGAATCAACCCGCGAGAACAAAGAGGGAATTATTATTACCGGCGGGTGCCCGCTCAAGGGGAAGGCCTATGAGCAGGGATTTTTTTATCGCCCGACCCTTGTAACCGGTGTATCTCCGGATTCACCGCTGGTGACCGAGGAGATCTTCGGGCCGGTGCTGCCGGTAATGACGGTCCCCAACCTGGAGACTGCAATCCGGGAAGCCAACAACTCCCGGTTTGGTCTCGGTGCATCGGTCTGGACTTCCAACCTTCACAGTGCCAAAAAAGTTTTTGACGAGGTTCATGCCGGCATTATCTGGGTGAACCGGCACCTGACTCTTCCACCGGAAGTGCCATTCGGTGGTATGGAAGGAAGCGGAATCGGCCGGGAGAACGGCCAGGATGCCCTTGACAGTTATTCCCGGTCGAAGTCTCTCTTCCTTACCTGGTAA
- a CDS encoding protease inhibitor I42 family protein yields the protein MTISLRAGKMLPGFMGLLIVLAALLLISGCTQTTAPQTGTPAVTAAPIANMTNPASTACVKSGGSVDIKKDATGAEYGMCTFANGTSCEEWALFRGEGCKSGVTAAATTATTGGKKMVTFTEADNGKTSDIAQGTRFAVQLNENPTTGFMWNATVSPGLAIQSSDFSQDPASKGLMGAGGTRTWVITANDPGTQKFSATYLRSWEPVTGNETAYSVNVQVVRI from the coding sequence ATGACCATTTCACTGCGTGCCGGCAAAATGCTGCCGGGATTCATGGGGCTCCTCATCGTGCTCGCTGCACTCCTGCTCATCAGCGGGTGCACCCAGACAACTGCCCCCCAGACAGGAACTCCGGCTGTTACTGCAGCACCCATCGCAAACATGACCAACCCTGCATCCACCGCCTGCGTCAAGTCCGGTGGCAGTGTTGATATCAAGAAAGATGCAACCGGTGCTGAATACGGTATGTGTACTTTTGCCAACGGTACGTCCTGCGAAGAATGGGCGCTGTTCCGGGGCGAGGGATGCAAAAGCGGTGTGACCGCAGCGGCAACAACTGCGACAACCGGTGGAAAGAAAATGGTGACATTCACAGAAGCCGACAATGGCAAGACTTCGGATATCGCACAGGGCACACGGTTTGCCGTGCAGCTGAACGAGAACCCGACCACCGGGTTTATGTGGAATGCAACGGTCTCACCGGGCCTTGCGATCCAGTCTTCGGACTTCAGCCAGGATCCTGCATCGAAAGGTCTTATGGGAGCCGGTGGCACCCGCACCTGGGTTATCACGGCAAACGACCCTGGCACCCAGAAATTCTCTGCAACATACCTGCGCTCATGGGAGCCGGTAACCGGTAATGAGACCGCTTACTCCGTGAACGTCCAGGTTGTCAGGATTTAA
- a CDS encoding phosphoribosylformylglycinamidine synthase subunit PurQ: MTALHKKTGIVHPAKKSPETEYIPDKALIMSGFGINSEMETAEVLSRAGMSSDIVHINDLIDGRKRMADYRLLVFPGGFSYGDDTGAGNAYANRVRNNLWNDLEQFLLGDNLVLGICNGFQILANLGLVPAFDRQFTREIALMPNRKGVLECRFVTLKPAADNLWTKDIERIYCPVAHGEGNFSCTKETLQQLKRRGMIAFTYCREDLSPADGEYPFNPNGSVADIAGITSADGKVLGLMPHPERAMEFVNLYDWPLQKERMKRERIPVPAESLNMQLFRNVVNYFR; this comes from the coding sequence ATGACTGCCCTGCACAAAAAAACAGGAATAGTACATCCTGCAAAAAAATCCCCTGAAACGGAATACATTCCGGATAAAGCCCTCATTATGAGCGGCTTCGGGATCAATTCCGAGATGGAAACGGCGGAAGTACTTTCACGGGCCGGGATGAGTTCGGATATTGTCCATATCAATGACCTGATCGATGGCAGAAAGCGGATGGCAGATTACCGGCTGCTCGTGTTTCCCGGGGGTTTCTCCTATGGCGACGATACGGGAGCCGGTAATGCCTACGCCAACCGGGTGCGCAATAATCTCTGGAATGATCTCGAGCAGTTCCTTCTTGGGGATAATCTCGTGCTCGGGATCTGCAACGGGTTCCAGATCCTTGCCAATCTCGGCCTCGTGCCGGCCTTTGACCGGCAGTTCACGCGGGAAATCGCCCTCATGCCCAACCGGAAAGGGGTACTGGAATGCAGGTTCGTTACCCTGAAACCTGCTGCGGACAATCTCTGGACAAAAGATATCGAGCGGATTTACTGCCCGGTTGCCCATGGGGAAGGGAATTTTTCCTGCACCAAGGAGACACTCCAGCAGCTGAAACGCCGCGGGATGATTGCGTTCACGTACTGCCGGGAGGACTTAAGCCCGGCCGATGGCGAATATCCTTTCAACCCCAACGGGTCTGTTGCTGATATTGCCGGTATCACTTCAGCTGACGGCAAAGTCCTCGGGCTCATGCCGCACCCTGAACGGGCCATGGAGTTTGTGAATCTCTATGACTGGCCGCTTCAGAAAGAACGGATGAAACGCGAAAGGATACCGGTCCCGGCAGAATCCCTCAACATGCAGTTGTTCCGGAATGTTGTAAACTATTTCCGGTAG
- a CDS encoding PAS domain S-box protein has protein sequence MFKVMYVDDEPALLELGKIFLEQSGHLQVDTVSSVEQALEKLQQEKYDGIISDYQMPGKDGLQFLKYIRSRNLDLPFILFTGRGREEIVIEALNSGADFYLQKGGEHKSQFVELEHKIKNAIDRRRTQDRLRESEQRMAGIIDFLPDATFAINLDKKVIAWNKTLELMTGVLADAVLGTSGYATSPHGQEEKKPPLVDFVLNKDKELEKKYPYVHRQGDKIISETYMPGLYGGKGAHVWRVASPLYDSRGNMIGAIEALRDITQRKEAEEELQRKNEDLHAAYEQLTATEEELRANYEELASSERELHRVKERYQSVVEDQTEFICRFSPDGRLTFVNEAYCRYFGLSKAACLEKQQVVEIPKEDQAIVRTHIKSLTKDNPVGSIEHRIIMPSGKIRWQHWSDRAIFDPDGKIIEFQSVGRDITRQKETEDKLQLTFEDLHAAYEQLTATEEELRANYEELAGSERELHRVKERYQSVVEDQTEFICRFSPDGRLTFVNEAYCRYFGLSKAACLEKQQVVEIPKEDRALVQHHIKSLTKANPVGSIEHRIIMPSGKIRWQHWSDRAIFDPEGKIIEYQSVGRDITSQKETEDKLQLTFEDLHAAYEQLTATEEELRANYEELANSERELNRVKERYQSVVEDQTELICRFSPDGRLTFVNDAYCRYFGLSKAACLEKQQVVEIPKEDRTIVQQHIKSLTKTNPVGSIEHRIIMPSGKIRWQHWSDRAIFDPDGKIIEFQSVGRDITRQKEAEEELQITHEDLHAAYEQLTATEEELRQNYDELSKNQQDLYRSEERYRNIIEDQTEFICRFTSEGNISFVNEAYCRYFGKRKEELAGNKFSPEIPPEDKERVKAHFASITPDNPVRTVEHRIAMPDGEIRWQQWSDRAIFDNRGAVIEFQSVGRDITERKRMEWALHESNQKLNLLSSITRHDILNQLTALQGYHHLLKEVVRDTEQKRWIDGAIKAGETIQGQILFTQQYQGIGLQNPRWQNLFTCANTVSKEQGFSLVSVDPELSKIEVFADPLLQTVFYNLFENAIMHGKKVRNIHVNGEALESSYRLIVKDDGNGISHSLKEKIFQKGFGNHTGLGLFLVREVLSITGFTIYETGNPGEGARFEITIPMNMFRQTSGTG, from the coding sequence ATGTTCAAGGTGATGTATGTTGATGATGAACCTGCCTTACTTGAGCTCGGGAAGATCTTCCTTGAACAATCCGGCCACCTCCAGGTCGATACGGTCTCTTCTGTTGAACAAGCCCTGGAAAAACTGCAACAGGAAAAGTATGATGGAATTATATCCGATTACCAGATGCCCGGTAAAGACGGCCTGCAGTTTTTGAAATATATCCGTTCCCGCAACCTGGATCTCCCCTTTATCCTCTTCACCGGCCGGGGCCGTGAGGAGATTGTTATTGAAGCATTAAACAGCGGGGCAGATTTTTATCTCCAGAAAGGTGGAGAGCATAAATCCCAGTTTGTTGAACTCGAACATAAGATAAAAAATGCTATTGACCGCCGACGGACACAGGACCGGCTCAGGGAATCAGAACAGCGGATGGCAGGCATTATTGATTTCCTGCCGGATGCAACATTTGCCATAAATCTCGATAAGAAAGTAATTGCCTGGAATAAGACCCTGGAGTTGATGACCGGTGTTCTCGCGGATGCAGTACTTGGTACTTCTGGATATGCAACATCTCCACACGGGCAGGAAGAAAAAAAGCCACCCCTGGTAGATTTTGTTCTCAACAAGGACAAGGAACTTGAGAAAAAATATCCTTATGTCCACCGCCAGGGTGACAAGATCATTTCCGAAACCTATATGCCCGGCCTCTATGGAGGCAAGGGCGCACATGTCTGGCGGGTCGCGTCTCCCCTGTACGACTCGCGTGGAAATATGATAGGGGCCATAGAAGCACTCCGTGACATCACGCAGCGAAAAGAAGCGGAAGAAGAACTTCAGCGGAAGAATGAAGACCTCCATGCTGCTTACGAACAATTGACGGCTACCGAGGAAGAACTCAGGGCTAACTACGAAGAACTCGCGAGCAGCGAGCGTGAACTTCACCGGGTGAAAGAACGGTACCAGAGTGTTGTGGAAGACCAGACCGAATTTATCTGCCGGTTTTCCCCGGACGGCAGGCTCACCTTTGTCAATGAGGCCTATTGCCGGTATTTCGGCCTGAGCAAAGCGGCATGTCTGGAAAAGCAGCAGGTTGTTGAAATCCCCAAAGAAGATCAGGCCATAGTAAGAACGCATATCAAATCGCTCACGAAGGACAACCCGGTCGGGTCTATCGAACACCGGATTATCATGCCTTCCGGAAAAATCCGGTGGCAGCACTGGAGTGACCGGGCAATCTTTGATCCTGATGGGAAGATCATCGAGTTCCAGTCGGTAGGCAGGGACATCACCCGCCAGAAAGAGACGGAAGACAAATTGCAGTTAACGTTTGAAGATCTTCATGCTGCTTACGAACAACTGACGGCTACCGAGGAAGAACTCAGGGCTAACTACGAAGAACTCGCGGGCAGCGAGCGTGAACTTCACCGGGTAAAAGAACGGTACCAGAGCGTGGTGGAAGACCAGACCGAATTTATCTGCCGGTTTTCCCCGGACGGCAGGCTCACCTTTGTCAATGAAGCCTATTGCCGGTATTTCGGCCTGAGCAAAGCGGCATGCCTCGAAAAACAGCAGGTTGTTGAAATCCCCAAAGAAGACCGGGCATTGGTACAGCACCATATCAAATCGCTTACGAAAGCCAACCCGGTTGGCTCTATCGAACACCGGATTATCATGCCTTCCGGAAAAATCCGGTGGCAGCACTGGAGTGACCGGGCGATCTTTGACCCAGAGGGCAAGATAATCGAGTACCAGTCAGTTGGCCGGGACATTACCAGCCAGAAAGAGACGGAAGACAAATTGCAGTTAACGTTTGAAGATCTCCATGCTGCTTACGAACAACTGACGGCTACCGAGGAAGAACTCAGGGCAAACTACGAGGAACTCGCAAACAGCGAACGCGAGCTTAACCGGGTAAAAGAACGGTACCAGAGTGTGGTGGAAGACCAGACCGAACTTATCTGCCGGTTTTCACCGGACGGCCGGCTCACCTTTGTCAATGACGCCTATTGCCGGTATTTTGGTCTCAGCAAAGCGGCCTGCCTGGAAAAACAGCAGGTTGTTGAAATCCCCAAAGAAGACCGGACCATAGTACAACAGCATATCAAATCACTCACGAAAACCAATCCGGTCGGTTCTATCGAACACCGGATTATCATGCCTTCCGGGAAAATCCGGTGGCAGCACTGGAGTGACCGGGCGATCTTCGATCCTGATGGGAAGATCATCGAGTTCCAGTCGGTAGGCAGGGACATCACCCGCCAGAAAGAAGCCGAAGAAGAGTTGCAGATTACTCATGAGGATCTCCACGCGGCGTACGAACAACTGACCGCAACCGAGGAAGAGCTCCGCCAGAATTATGACGAACTCAGCAAGAACCAGCAGGATCTCTACCGGAGCGAAGAGCGGTACCGGAATATTATCGAAGACCAGACTGAATTTATCTGCCGGTTCACCAGTGAGGGCAACATCTCGTTCGTTAACGAGGCATATTGCCGGTACTTCGGAAAGCGAAAAGAAGAACTTGCCGGCAATAAATTTTCCCCGGAAATTCCACCTGAAGATAAGGAGAGGGTCAAAGCCCATTTCGCATCCATAACACCTGATAATCCGGTCAGGACGGTCGAACACCGCATCGCAATGCCAGACGGGGAGATACGCTGGCAGCAGTGGTCTGACAGGGCCATTTTTGATAACCGTGGCGCGGTTATCGAATTCCAGTCTGTTGGCCGGGACATCACCGAACGGAAACGGATGGAATGGGCATTACATGAGTCAAACCAGAAACTCAACCTCCTTTCAAGCATCACGCGACATGATATCCTCAATCAGCTGACCGCACTCCAGGGATACCATCACTTACTCAAGGAAGTAGTCCGGGACACGGAACAAAAACGCTGGATTGACGGAGCGATCAAAGCCGGTGAGACTATTCAGGGCCAGATCCTTTTCACACAACAGTACCAGGGCATCGGGTTGCAGAATCCCCGGTGGCAAAACCTGTTCACCTGCGCAAACACGGTTTCAAAAGAACAGGGTTTTTCCCTTGTATCCGTTGATCCGGAACTCAGTAAAATTGAAGTATTCGCAGATCCCTTGTTACAGACGGTATTTTATAACCTTTTTGAAAATGCAATCATGCACGGGAAGAAGGTCCGGAATATTCACGTCAACGGTGAAGCACTGGAATCATCGTACCGGCTTATTGTCAAAGACGACGGTAATGGAATAAGCCACTCGTTAAAAGAGAAGATCTTCCAGAAAGGATTTGGCAATCATACCGGTCTTGGACTTTTCCTTGTCCGGGAAGTTCTCTCGATCACCGGCTTTACGATTTACGAGACCGGGAACCCGGGTGAAGGAGCGCGGTTCGAAATTACTATACCAATGAATATGTTCAGGCAAACTTCCGGAACCGGCTAG
- a CDS encoding MarR family transcriptional regulator has product MKDEDADWQIYHLIPEGSAVTAGELCLESGLDAATVTASLERLEHSCLIERSGESIRMLNFGEALLRNQFKYEKDLPFTIENGIIKSRKN; this is encoded by the coding sequence GTGAAAGATGAGGATGCGGACTGGCAGATCTATCACCTTATCCCGGAAGGCTCTGCTGTCACTGCCGGTGAACTTTGCCTGGAAAGCGGCCTGGATGCGGCAACCGTTACAGCATCCCTTGAGCGGCTCGAACATTCCTGTCTCATCGAGCGCTCGGGCGAATCGATCCGTATGCTGAATTTTGGCGAAGCTCTCCTCCGCAACCAGTTCAAATATGAAAAAGATCTCCCGTTCACCATTGAAAACGGAATTATCAAGTCGAGGAAAAATTAG
- a CDS encoding tRNA (cytidine(56)-2'-O)-methyltransferase — protein sequence MADHEVVILRIGHRPERDQRVTTHVGLTARALGAQGMFLAASDKGVVQSIADVVDRWGGEFFCEDNVKWRSCIREWKAGGGVVVHLTMYGLNLPDIIGEIRPNRKILVIVGAEKVPGEIYGLADYNVAVTGQPHSEISSLALFLDHLASGTGLAHEFPGAKIRIIPSKAGKQTEGL from the coding sequence ATGGCAGACCATGAAGTAGTCATTCTCCGGATAGGCCACCGGCCCGAGCGGGACCAGCGCGTAACAACCCATGTCGGCCTGACAGCACGGGCCCTTGGGGCACAAGGAATGTTTCTTGCTGCTTCCGATAAGGGAGTTGTCCAGAGCATTGCGGATGTCGTTGACCGCTGGGGCGGGGAATTCTTTTGCGAAGACAACGTGAAGTGGCGTTCCTGTATAAGGGAGTGGAAGGCCGGCGGGGGAGTTGTTGTCCACCTCACCATGTACGGCCTCAACCTGCCGGATATAATTGGTGAGATCCGGCCAAACCGGAAGATCCTGGTCATTGTCGGTGCCGAGAAAGTTCCCGGCGAAATCTATGGCCTTGCAGATTACAATGTCGCCGTCACCGGCCAGCCGCATTCCGAGATCTCGAGCCTTGCCCTTTTTCTCGATCATCTGGCATCAGGAACAGGACTTGCCCATGAATTTCCCGGTGCAAAAATCCGTATCATCCCCTCCAAAGCAGGAAAACAGACGGAGGGGCTGTGA
- a CDS encoding NAD(P)H-dependent oxidoreductase has translation MKICVLNGSPKGPNSITMQYVRFLELAFADHSFVVEHVGQKIHTLESNETEFARVTASVSSADIVLFATPVYYLLVPAQLKRFIELVFSRNAASAFDRKYAGTLTTSIHFFDHTAHAYLGAIAEDLGMQVAGSFSAKMDDLLKVPEQEKLVLFAKILFETAALHPSIQRRSAPVPAVDFQYLPGPIPVPFDTGGKTVLILTDATPGSNLEKMVRRAAACCGRSASIVSLDEAKIKGGCLGCCRCAFDNTCVYNDGYTDFMKRVVLPADIIIFAANVKDRYFSAAFKQFFDRSFFMGHVTKLAGKQIAILAQGPYSRSSPLPEVMAAYADTQGANLTGIVTDEDPGLIDERIDSLLAACIRCSNTEYVPPHQFPAVAGHKLFRDEIWGGMRAVFKADDRYYRANGGYDFPQYQYGQRIRTALLAFALSLPPIRNSAERKMIQHMIQPFAKVFSDSPVLKRLGHKE, from the coding sequence ATGAAAATCTGTGTTCTGAACGGGAGCCCAAAGGGTCCAAATAGCATCACGATGCAGTACGTGCGGTTCCTTGAACTGGCATTTGCGGACCATTCGTTCGTTGTTGAGCACGTGGGACAGAAGATTCACACCCTTGAGTCCAATGAAACAGAGTTTGCGAGAGTGACAGCCTCGGTCTCCTCTGCGGATATCGTTCTCTTTGCAACACCGGTTTACTACCTGCTTGTTCCGGCCCAGCTCAAACGGTTCATCGAGCTCGTCTTTTCCCGGAATGCCGCAAGCGCTTTTGACCGGAAGTATGCCGGAACTCTCACCACCTCCATCCATTTTTTCGATCATACAGCACACGCTTACCTGGGCGCGATAGCCGAGGATCTCGGGATGCAGGTTGCCGGTTCCTTCTCGGCAAAGATGGATGACCTGCTTAAGGTTCCGGAACAGGAAAAACTCGTTCTCTTTGCAAAAATACTGTTTGAAACGGCAGCCCTGCACCCCTCCATCCAGCGCCGCTCTGCACCGGTTCCTGCCGTAGATTTCCAGTACCTTCCCGGGCCAATTCCCGTTCCATTCGATACCGGGGGAAAAACGGTACTCATCCTGACCGATGCAACACCTGGTTCAAACCTTGAAAAGATGGTTCGCCGGGCAGCTGCCTGTTGCGGACGCTCTGCGTCAATCGTATCGCTCGATGAAGCAAAAATAAAAGGCGGTTGCCTCGGGTGCTGCCGGTGTGCCTTTGATAATACCTGCGTGTACAATGATGGATATACAGATTTTATGAAACGGGTCGTGCTTCCTGCCGATATCATCATCTTTGCCGCAAATGTGAAAGACCGGTATTTCTCGGCTGCATTCAAGCAGTTTTTCGACCGGAGTTTCTTCATGGGCCATGTGACAAAACTGGCCGGAAAGCAGATTGCAATCCTTGCCCAGGGTCCTTACTCCCGGTCTTCACCACTCCCGGAAGTCATGGCAGCGTATGCAGACACGCAGGGCGCAAACCTTACCGGTATTGTGACCGACGAAGATCCGGGCCTGATCGATGAACGGATCGATTCCCTTCTTGCTGCCTGCATCCGGTGTTCAAACACCGAATACGTACCCCCGCATCAGTTTCCGGCAGTTGCCGGCCACAAACTTTTCCGGGACGAGATCTGGGGAGGCATGCGTGCGGTTTTCAAAGCTGACGACCGCTATTACCGGGCAAACGGGGGTTACGATTTCCCCCAGTACCAGTATGGACAAAGGATACGCACCGCTCTTCTCGCGTTTGCACTCTCCCTGCCACCAATCCGGAATAGTGCAGAGAGAAAAATGATACAGCATATGATCCAGCCGTTCGCAAAAGTATTCTCTGACAGTCCTGTGCTGAAACGCCTGGGCCATAAGGAATGA